One window of Streptomyces sp. SUK 48 genomic DNA carries:
- a CDS encoding MFS transporter: MSREQRGPNEKLGAVLALAGISNAGLARRVNDLGAQRGLTLRYDKTSVARWVSKGMVPQGAAPHLIAAAIGQKLGRPVPLHEIGLADADPAPEVGLAFPRDVAQAVRSATELYRLDLAGRRAGSGGIWQSLAGSFAVSAYATPASRWLITPADSSVAREDGFAEGTGAPVRVGHSDVRKLREAAEDARRWDSKYGGGDWRSSMVPECLRVEAAPLLLGGYSDEVGRALFGASAELTRLAGWMAFDTGQQEAAQRYYIQALRLARAAADVPLGGYVLASMSLQATYRGFGDEGVDLAQAALERNRGLATARTMSFFRLVEARAHARAGDAQAAGAALKAAESWLERSREGDPDPSWLGFYGYDRFAADAAECYRDLKLPRQVRRFTEQALSKPTEEFVRSHGLRLVVSAVAELESGNLDAACEQGVRAVEVAGRISSARTTEYVRDLLHRLEAYGDEPRVVELRERARPLLVTPA, translated from the coding sequence ATGTCCAGGGAGCAACGCGGGCCGAACGAAAAGCTCGGCGCCGTTCTCGCCCTCGCGGGAATCAGCAACGCAGGACTCGCGCGTCGCGTCAACGACCTTGGCGCCCAACGCGGGTTGACACTTCGCTACGACAAGACGTCCGTGGCGCGCTGGGTGTCGAAGGGCATGGTGCCGCAGGGCGCCGCGCCCCACCTCATCGCGGCCGCCATCGGACAGAAACTCGGCCGCCCGGTGCCGCTCCACGAGATCGGCCTGGCGGACGCGGACCCCGCGCCCGAGGTCGGCCTCGCCTTCCCGAGGGACGTGGCGCAGGCGGTGCGCTCGGCGACCGAGCTGTACCGCCTCGACCTCGCCGGGCGCCGGGCCGGCTCGGGCGGGATCTGGCAGTCGCTGGCCGGCTCCTTCGCGGTGAGCGCCTACGCGACGCCCGCCTCGCGCTGGCTGATAACCCCCGCCGACAGCTCGGTCGCGCGGGAGGACGGCTTCGCCGAGGGCACCGGCGCACCGGTCAGGGTCGGCCACAGCGACGTCCGCAAGCTGCGGGAGGCCGCCGAGGACGCCAGGCGCTGGGACTCCAAGTACGGGGGCGGCGACTGGCGTTCGTCGATGGTGCCGGAGTGCCTGCGCGTCGAGGCGGCGCCGCTGCTGCTCGGCGGGTACTCCGACGAAGTCGGCCGCGCGCTGTTCGGCGCCTCCGCCGAACTGACCCGGCTCGCCGGGTGGATGGCCTTCGACACCGGCCAGCAGGAGGCGGCGCAGCGGTACTACATCCAGGCGCTGCGGCTCGCCCGCGCGGCCGCCGATGTGCCGCTCGGCGGGTACGTCCTCGCCTCCATGTCGCTCCAGGCGACCTACCGGGGCTTCGGGGACGAAGGGGTCGACCTCGCGCAGGCCGCCCTCGAACGCAACCGGGGGCTGGCCACGGCCCGCACCATGAGCTTCTTCCGGCTGGTCGAGGCGCGCGCCCACGCGCGCGCCGGGGACGCCCAGGCGGCGGGCGCGGCGCTGAAGGCGGCGGAGAGCTGGCTGGAGCGCTCCCGCGAGGGGGACCCCGATCCCTCGTGGCTCGGGTTCTACGGCTACGACCGCTTCGCGGCGGACGCGGCCGAGTGCTACCGCGACCTGAAGCTGCCGCGCCAGGTGCGCAGGTTCACCGAGCAGGCGCTGTCGAAGCCGACGGAGGAGTTCGTGCGCTCGCACGGGCTGCGCCTGGTCGTCTCCGCGGTGGCCGAGCTGGAGTCCGGCAACCTCGACGCGGCCTGCGAGCAGGGGGTGCGGGCGGTGGAGGTGGCCGGCCGGATCTCCTCGGCGCGGACCACGGAGTACGTGCGGGACCTGCTGCACCGCCTGGAGGCGTACGGCGACGAGCCGCGGGTGGTCGAGCTGCGCGAGCGGGCCCGGCCCCTGCTGGTGACCCCTGCGTAG
- a CDS encoding asparagine synthase-related protein, which produces MRWLVGWSSAAARAAGLGSAGSLGHDGETLHPVGSQLLWGDPDPLWAVGDWRPDEVRVVKADEQNRIAVLGICGASDEDLRRGLFTARGGALRHLTNWPGSYTAVVQVGRRVTVCGDLAGARPVFHTPWAGGTAFATAALPLADLIEANLDFGHLAALLAAPDVPAALRDTTPYEGVRRIPPGHALVLRAGAREIAGYDPVSSLAVSAVPADPDRAVDAVRDALVEAVRTRLAAPRHVPDLDPGPVPGMGPAERRARRGMPVPGIGADLSGGPASATLALLAAGLPGRPGTLLGHGTGERLLAVTFNDLAVGGREAEVQRAGALAADPRLHHVVVTGAEEALPYADLDGPLTDEPGPSLVTAGRHRARLAAGSADHFTGHGARQVLDAHPARLADLLMDRRRRHLVRPVAALARADGSVLVTARVYGAARRLARTPYRAGLEELAERLMRRRFEEPRGAVGASLAALTWAAPGPAARWLTGEALAEVSVLLGVEGDRSGTGGQRPGEHRARAALARYAADLRVLEQSAEIRSQRLHAPFLDNQVVRACRELPEALRVRPGARAEILRTVLESTGITDLPPGWGTPSHASSAAAARAGLRLSAEPLLDLFSRPLLADAGLVDGGVVREALRSAAAGATVEGLADLVSLELWLHRLLSRRGTCWTGTPARSRAVPAGIQRRRDALASGM; this is translated from the coding sequence ATGCGGTGGTTGGTGGGGTGGAGCAGCGCCGCCGCGCGCGCGGCCGGGCTCGGCTCCGCCGGCTCGCTGGGCCACGACGGCGAGACCCTGCACCCGGTCGGCTCTCAGCTCCTGTGGGGCGACCCCGACCCGCTGTGGGCGGTCGGCGACTGGCGCCCGGACGAGGTGCGGGTGGTCAAGGCCGACGAGCAGAACCGGATCGCCGTCCTCGGCATCTGCGGCGCCTCCGACGAGGACCTGCGGCGCGGCCTGTTCACCGCGCGCGGGGGCGCGCTGCGCCATCTGACGAACTGGCCCGGCAGCTACACGGCCGTCGTCCAGGTCGGCCGCCGCGTCACCGTCTGCGGCGATCTCGCCGGCGCCCGCCCGGTCTTCCACACCCCGTGGGCGGGCGGCACGGCGTTTGCCACCGCCGCGCTGCCGCTCGCCGACCTCATCGAGGCCAACCTCGACTTCGGTCATCTCGCCGCCCTGCTCGCCGCCCCGGACGTCCCGGCCGCGCTGCGCGACACCACCCCCTACGAAGGGGTACGGCGCATTCCGCCGGGGCACGCGCTGGTGCTGCGCGCGGGGGCGCGGGAGATCGCCGGGTACGACCCGGTCTCCTCGCTCGCCGTGTCCGCGGTCCCGGCCGACCCCGACCGCGCGGTGGACGCCGTACGCGACGCCCTGGTGGAGGCGGTGCGCACCCGGCTCGCGGCGCCGCGGCACGTGCCCGACCTCGATCCGGGGCCGGTGCCCGGGATGGGGCCCGCCGAGCGGCGCGCCCGGCGCGGGATGCCGGTGCCCGGGATCGGCGCCGACCTGTCCGGCGGCCCGGCCTCCGCCACCCTCGCGCTGCTCGCCGCCGGGCTGCCCGGCCGGCCCGGCACCCTCCTCGGCCACGGCACCGGCGAACGCCTCCTGGCCGTCACCTTCAACGACCTCGCCGTCGGCGGCCGCGAGGCCGAGGTGCAGCGGGCGGGGGCGCTCGCGGCCGACCCCCGGCTGCACCACGTGGTGGTGACCGGCGCCGAGGAGGCGCTGCCCTACGCCGACCTCGACGGCCCCCTCACCGACGAACCCGGGCCCTCGCTGGTCACGGCCGGGCGCCACCGGGCGCGGCTGGCCGCGGGCAGCGCCGACCACTTCACCGGGCACGGCGCGCGGCAGGTCCTGGACGCGCACCCCGCCCGACTCGCCGACCTGCTGATGGACCGAAGACGCCGCCATCTGGTCCGGCCGGTCGCCGCCCTCGCCCGGGCGGACGGCTCGGTCCTCGTGACGGCGCGGGTGTACGGCGCGGCCCGGCGGCTCGCGCGGACGCCGTACCGGGCGGGCCTGGAGGAGCTGGCCGAGCGGCTGATGCGGCGGCGGTTCGAGGAGCCTAGGGGGGCGGTCGGGGCGTCGCTCGCGGCGCTGACCTGGGCGGCTCCGGGTCCGGCCGCCCGGTGGCTCACGGGGGAGGCGCTGGCTGAAGTATCGGTTCTGCTCGGGGTCGAGGGGGACCGGTCGGGTACGGGCGGCCAGCGGCCCGGCGAGCACCGGGCGCGGGCGGCGCTCGCCCGGTACGCCGCGGATCTGCGGGTGCTGGAGCAGTCCGCGGAGATCCGTTCGCAGCGGCTGCACGCGCCCTTCCTCGACAACCAGGTCGTCCGCGCGTGCCGTGAGCTGCCGGAGGCGCTGCGGGTGCGGCCCGGCGCGCGGGCCGAGATCCTGCGCACGGTCCTGGAGAGCACCGGCATCACCGACCTGCCGCCCGGCTGGGGCACCCCGTCGCACGCGTCCTCGGCCGCCGCCGCGCGGGCGGGCCTGCGGCTGTCCGCCGAGCCGCTGCTGGACCTCTTCTCCCGCCCGCTGCTCGCGGACGCGGGGCTGGTGGACGGGGGCGTGGTCCGCGAGGCGCTGCGCTCGGCGGCGGCGGGGGCCACGGTGGAGGGGCTGGCCGACCTGGTCTCCCTGGAGCTGTGGCTGCACCGGCTGCTGTCCCGCAGGGGGACGTGCTGGACGGGGACGCCGGCGCGGTCGCGGGCGGTGCCGGCGGGGATCCAGCGGCGGAGGGACGCGTTGGCCTCCGGCATGTGA